The DNA segment ACGATGTCTGTGTCGCCAGTGGCACGCCCTTCGTCTATGGCGGCGCGATCATGATGAGCGGTCAGGCGATGACCGTGTTACCCGGCCGCACCGCCTGTCTGCGCTGCCTCTTTGAGGGGCCGCCCGACGACGGCGACGCAGAGAGCTGCCGCGACGCCGGCATCGTCGGTCCGGTGGCGGGCGCGATCGGCGAGGCGCAGGCGGCAGAGGCGCTGAGCTGGCTGCGCGGCGAGACGCCCATGCTGGCGGGCCGGATGCTGACCTACGACGGCAAAACCGGCTCTGTGCGAGTTACCGAAATCAGCGTGCGCTCAGGATGCGGCTGCGGCGCGGCGGAGGCGGGCCTCGCCGCCGTTGCCGGCAGTGCGCGATAAGCCGTAGCGAAAGTTAAGATGTTCGAGAACAAGAGGACGCGATGAGCTACGTCACCAATCTGAAGTGTCGCGAATGCGGCCAGGAATATCCGATCAGCCCCCTGCACGTCTGCGAGATGTGCTTCGGGCCGCTCGAGGTCGGTTACGACTATGCGCGGATCAAGGCCGCCATCTCACGCGCGGCGATCGAGAAACGCCCGCACAACCTGTGGCGCTACCGTGAGCTGCTGCCGGTCGAGGGCGAGCCCGAGATCGGGCCGCACTCCGGCTTCACGCCGCTGGTCCAAATGAAGCGCCTCGGCGCCGAGCTCGGACTCAAGCGCCTCTATGTCAAGGACGACACCGTCAACCACCCGACGCTCTCATACAAGGACCGCGTGGTGTCGGTGGCGATCAGCAAGGCGCGCGAGTTCGGCTTCAAAACGGTGTCGTGCGCCTCGACCGGGAATCTGGCCACCGCGGTCGCCGCACACGCTGCGCGCGCCGGTCTGAATTGTGTGATCTTCATGCCCGAGGGCGTCGAGGCGGGCAAGATCGTCGGCTCGACGATCTATGGCGCGCAGGTCATCACGATCCGCGGCAACTACGACGACGTCAACCGCCTCTGCAGCGAAATCGCGGACAAATACGGCTGGGCTTTCGTCAATATCAATCTGCGCCCCTACTACACCGAGGGGGCGAAGACCTTCGGCTTCGAAGTCGCCGAGCAGTTGGGCTGGCGGCTGCCGAATCATATCGTCATCCCGACGGCCGGCGGCACGATTTTGCCGAAGGTCGCCAAGGCCTTCAAGGAATTGAGGGAAGTTGGCCTGATACGCGACGGCGAATGCAAGGTGCATAGCGCGCAGGCGGCCGGCTCGGCGCCGGTAATTCATGCGCTGCACAAAGGCACCGACCTGATCACGCCGGTCAAACCCGACACCATCGCGAAGTCGATCGCGATCGGTAATCCGGCCGACGGCTATTACGTCTTGAAGGCGGTGCGCGAATCGGGCGGATGGGGCGACGTCGCGACCGATCCGGAGATCATCGACGCCATCAAACTGCTCGCCCGCACCGAGGGCATCTTCGCCGAGCCCGCCGGCGGCACCACGCTCGCCGTGACGATGAAACTCATCGCGCAAAAGCGGATTCACCCCGACGAAAGCGTGGTAGTATCCATTACGGGTAACGGCTACAAGACGCTCGAAGCGGTTGCGCAATCCATCGCGCGGCCATATGAGATCGAAGCGCGGCTCAAAGACTTCGACGCCTTGTTCGAGCGCCTTAACGGCACCGCCCGGCCGCTCGCCGGCGCCGCGTGAGACAAGATCATTAGTTGAGGAGGTTCCAAACTGTACGATGGCAATAAAGGTTCGCGTACCTACGCCGCTGCGCCGCTTCACCGCGGGCAGCGACGAAGTGACGGCAAGCGGCGATTCGGTCAAGGCCGTGCTGGCCGATCTCGAACGACGTCATCCGGGGATCGGCGAGCGGCTGCTCGACGCTCAGGGTGAGTTGCGCCGCTTCGTCAACGTCTATCTGAACGGCGACGATATCCGTTTTCTCAGTGCGCTTGAGTCAAAGGTCAAGGATGGCGACGACATCTCGATCGTCCCCGCGATCGCCGGCGGCTGCTAACACGCCGCGCGCGGCCGGCGCAGAGATCGTCCCGGCCGCGCGCGCGCACAGCGTGCTCGAGCTGATCGGCAACACTCCGCTGCTCGAAATCTCCCGCCTGACGGCGGGGCTGCTGCCCGCGGGCGTCCGCATCTTCGCCAAGCTGGAGGGTTTCAATCCCGGCGGTTCGGTCAAGGATCGCGCCGCGCGCAAGATGGTCGAGCTCGGCCTCGCGAGCGGTGAACTGCGCCCCGGCAAGGTCATTCTCGATTCGACTTCAGGCAACACCGGCATCGCGCTCGCGATGGTCGGGGCGATTCTCGGCTATCCGGTCGAACTCGTGATGGCGGCGAACGTCAGTCGCGAACGTAAACGGGTGATCGAGGCTTTTGGCGCCAAGCCCATCTACTCGGATCCGCTGGAAGGCTCCGACGGCGCGATCGTGATGTGCCGGAAAATTATCGACGAGAACCCCGAGCGCTACTTCAAGCCGGATCAGTATAACAACGAGGCGAATCCGCTCGCTCATTTTGAAACCACCGGCCCGGAGATTTGGCGCGCCACCGGCGGCGCAGTTAGCCATTTCGTCGCCGGCATCGGCACCGGCGGCACCGTCATGGGCGCCGGACGTTATCTCAAGTCGCGCAATCCGGCGGTGAAGGTGATCGCCGTCGAACCCGACGACGCGATGCATGGGCTCGAGGGTCTTAAGCACATGGCCTCGTCGATTGTGCCAGGCATCTATCACGAAGACGAACTCGACGACAAAATCGGCGTCAGTACGGAAGACGCCTATGAGATGGTGTATGGCCTCGGTCAGCTCGAGGGCATCCTGGTCGGACAGTCGTCGGGCGCCGCGATGGTGGCGGCGCTCAAAGTCGCCTGCAGCCTGCGCGAAGGCTGTGTCGTCACCATCTTTCCGGACTTCGGCGACAAG comes from the Candidatus Binataceae bacterium genome and includes:
- a CDS encoding HesA/MoeB/ThiF family protein codes for the protein MGESKNQRVLIVGVGGLGVPSAMALVRGGVSELALIDPDPVELSNLPRQTLYRDADIGALKVIAAARHLRALAPTLNLETHAERLDAANGTQLIARAAFVIDATDNPATKFLINDVCVASGTPFVYGGAIMMSGQAMTVLPGRTACLRCLFEGPPDDGDAESCRDAGIVGPVAGAIGEAQAAEALSWLRGETPMLAGRMLTYDGKTGSVRVTEISVRSGCGCGAAEAGLAAVAGSAR
- a CDS encoding threonine synthase, which translates into the protein MSYVTNLKCRECGQEYPISPLHVCEMCFGPLEVGYDYARIKAAISRAAIEKRPHNLWRYRELLPVEGEPEIGPHSGFTPLVQMKRLGAELGLKRLYVKDDTVNHPTLSYKDRVVSVAISKAREFGFKTVSCASTGNLATAVAAHAARAGLNCVIFMPEGVEAGKIVGSTIYGAQVITIRGNYDDVNRLCSEIADKYGWAFVNINLRPYYTEGAKTFGFEVAEQLGWRLPNHIVIPTAGGTILPKVAKAFKELREVGLIRDGECKVHSAQAAGSAPVIHALHKGTDLITPVKPDTIAKSIAIGNPADGYYVLKAVRESGGWGDVATDPEIIDAIKLLARTEGIFAEPAGGTTLAVTMKLIAQKRIHPDESVVVSITGNGYKTLEAVAQSIARPYEIEARLKDFDALFERLNGTARPLAGAA
- a CDS encoding ubiquitin-like small modifier protein 1, whose protein sequence is MAIKVRVPTPLRRFTAGSDEVTASGDSVKAVLADLERRHPGIGERLLDAQGELRRFVNVYLNGDDIRFLSALESKVKDGDDISIVPAIAGGC
- a CDS encoding PLP-dependent cysteine synthase family protein, whose product is MATTSRSSPRSPAAANTPRAAGAEIVPAARAHSVLELIGNTPLLEISRLTAGLLPAGVRIFAKLEGFNPGGSVKDRAARKMVELGLASGELRPGKVILDSTSGNTGIALAMVGAILGYPVELVMAANVSRERKRVIEAFGAKPIYSDPLEGSDGAIVMCRKIIDENPERYFKPDQYNNEANPLAHFETTGPEIWRATGGAVSHFVAGIGTGGTVMGAGRYLKSRNPAVKVIAVEPDDAMHGLEGLKHMASSIVPGIYHEDELDDKIGVSTEDAYEMVYGLGQLEGILVGQSSGAAMVAALKVACSLREGCVVTIFPDFGDKYLSTNLWIGWQQWRREKIERLVSKWNVSASATT